From the genome of Clavelina lepadiformis chromosome 2, kaClaLepa1.1, whole genome shotgun sequence:
CAGAGAGTATCCACGCAAGTAATGCTAAGATAAGAGCGGTCACCCACGAAAATTTATGTATTCCTGAAGCCGTTCCTCCCttctgtaaaaaatattatagcTGTAAACAACTATATAGATTGGTCAGTAAGTTAATTGCAATTAGGCAGACgtaattacattttataaTTACATATAGGCTAAAGAGTTATAAAAGCTTCAACACGTTTGTattgtttgtattgttttacGCGGTATATAAGCATTGCactaaattacaaatttttattttgcaagaaaaatgcaaatgatATAACAACAGTATTTTTGTCAACCGGAAAGATAGGACGCCAAGACTAAATCTAACAGCAATAATTCACTAATAGCCCTTTGTAgacatttgcaaaaaataaagcaCTTACGGATCTCGTGTTGCTGCCAGTAGCCTTTACAGTTGCTTCAAGCGATTGATCACCAGCAGCTGCTTTAACGGCTACATAGACTGGGTACGACTTCACGATATTGTCTGCGGCACGTTTCTTCCTGCTACTAGTTGAGGCAGAGGAACTGGCATATGTGTTGCTGACTAACTCGACCGCAGAAGTAGCTGTCTCACCGGAGTTTATTGTTACCACTGTAACACCCTATatacatttttgttaaatgaaAACAGTTTTTCGGTAAAACCATAAAAAGTCGGTTTATTGACTCTCAATTATACAGTAGTATTGAATGATTCTACATTTAAATTCAATCTGAgccaaagaaaatttttaatttgagcGTATACAGCTCTGCATCACAATCAAAAACTCATAAGCAATAAAACTTACAAATTGAAGTACGaagaagaaatcaaaaactgCTGAGCTCGGATTGGTTGTAGATGATGACACATAAGCTATGGCAGTTGCGACCGTGGTGACAGTGTAGCTCAATTCTATGGAACCGTTGGTTGGCATCTGGACTTCGGAGTAGTGAGCGTTGCTGGAGTCGATCGAAATCGGAACTTCAGTGTCGTCCtatgaaaaatcttttacaaaatttgttcCCAGATAAAGCGCCATAATTCTGTTATAGTTAGCGGTATCAACATTTGTGCAACATGAGATGCCACGaacattttacttttgtataataaaacGTATTCAACATATTCATCGGGATTGTTTGTTGTTCATTAGCTTGTATGCGAATACCGCAAAGATTTTCGCTTGAAGACTCTCGCAATAAAGGAGCTTATTTAAGAGTTGCAAAATCAatgatataaaattttcattaatatttCATGCTGGTCATTGGTGGGATGGTGTTATGTCAAAAAAACTTACGGGTATCAAAGCTGGTATCCTGCAAGCTTGAACGGAAACTCTGTCTTTGAGAATGGTCACCAGTTGGTCAAACTGGCTGAGACCGAATGCATAGTCGGAGTCTGGATCACTGGCAATTTCACGAATTTCGTTTTCCACAAAACCACTGCCTACGCCGACCCCAAAAACCGTTACACCGTCTGCTTTTATCTGTAACAGATtgcagcaaaaatttttataaaagatttttatatGCATTTTTCTTAAGAAAGGATaaatttttaatctaaatcaCAAAACTGTAGCCTTACAGTTGCTGACGGTTCTGTAACATTGTCGCCACTCTTTCCATCTGTTAAAACCAGTAAAATCCTCGGTGCGCCATCCGCTAGTGGTCGCATACCGGTCGAGGTGTTAAACATGGTGGTGCGCACGAATTCTATTCCATCACCCGTGTTGGTCCCGCCTTTATAACGAAAggaattttaacaattaaattaatcTTTATAAAAACTTTCCATTGTCATGTTTCAGGATTAAAGTTTATAAAGTACTCAGTTTCACCTCTAGGATAGTTTGTATTGGTCACTGCGTCGCTAAACGCGCTGTTGCTCTGATGTTGATCGAACTGACTGATTGGGTAATTACTACTTGAATAAATTGTCAAACCGGTTCGAACTTGTTCAGACGAGATATTGAACTCGCTTGCTAGTTGATTGACGAAATCGAGTGATTGCTGAAAATTTGAAGATCCGATACTGCCAGAACCGTCCAACAGAAAGTACAGATCCATTTTCGATACCGTACATCCTGAATGTCGTACAATGTAAAGCTTAACAGACACTTCAGGTTTTCGATGCAAACATAGAATGTTTCATGGGTCTCATGATCTttgaaaaacgtttgaaaCAAATAGCCTACGTACTTTTCTATGTATTAGTACGTTTAACTAActtaattaaatttaattaaattttcttgtgGCAATGAAAGACAACTTTTCCGTTTTTAGTAAACCAGTCATAGCTCTAAAACCTTCCTTAGTTTGTAATGTCACAATTTTCTTGACATTTTTGGtggtctatactctataacATGCTGTAATTTTTTAAGAGGTCTCcgaaaatttttatcttgacCTAAAACCTTTATCAGTCTAGTAAACGTAATAAATTCACTTTTAAAGTCATATAAAtagtgttttaaaaacttactgTTTGAGTTTTCGTAGTTTGTAACCGTggtttcaaaataattgctCTGACCGTTTGAAGTATAATACTGACTCCACCAGCTTGCTTGTTCGACAACGGTGCCCGGTAAGTCAATACTCTGAGCGAATTCAGTCAATTGTACATACTCTATGTAAAGCCTCGCTGCGAACGCAGATTTGAGTGGAATTCTGTTTgaaattatataaaaatttcaagttttttaagtttttcccAATTCAAGAATTAATTATCTTTAGCTGTACATTTTACAATGTATCTTCTACACATTGGAGTTACAGCCGtgtaaataaagttttaaaaggtAGGTTTAGAGGATATTACTGTATACCACAAGCAAAAAACAAGCCAATTAATGTTATAAATGAccatacacattgaaacagtATTGCACCTCGGTTAAGCAAACGTATTATTCCACTATAATAACTCTAGTAATTAAggtacaaaacaaacaaatcaagCTTACCGGAAATCTCCATCGACAAAATCAATGATATCGGAGCCTAATACAATTTCAGTCTGttttaaaattgcttgcagTATTGTGTTGTTGCTGATTGCTTGGCTAATAGTGGTTGTAatctacaaaatattttaactggAATCGCAAAACGCAAAGTATTAAAACTCAAAGTTATTCATGTTGGTGTTACCTATACACAACTCCCCATAGCACCTGGAACTTGTTACTTAATTAGTTTCATTTCTTTTCAGTTAAAGTTTCTTAAAGGAGAagtgtaaccaaactttctttaccaGGAACCTTCCCGCTTTacagctagtcaattagctctgTCTTCTTTATTCACATTTAATGGCATATCTCTTCGGTAAAAACATCCGTCTTACTGCTATATCACCCAAACGTTGACTGAAAACCACTCTATACCCGAGCGAAacacaacacaaaaacaaattccacgcaatCATAGAATCAGCGTGGGACGCTAAACACCAATTAGGCCCTGGGGGTCGCGATGCgagacgtcacaaaagatcgaCTAAAAACACGTGtacaaataaataagtaaaatacaGCATGACGTGAGCAAGCCTAAAACCTGACAAGCATGCATACAAAATACACAACGCGAACAAAAATAAGAGCTGACTCACACATTTAACTAGATTAAAACATAGGAGTGGTGCGAACAAACGATACGGTGGCTATAAAACGGGTGCataaaataatcccgtgacagaAGCATTTGTCTATTTTTAGCTTGCATCTATATCAGGTTAACTGAATTACCTGCCATATTCCACCAGTTGGATTTGCATTTATGATTGTGGAGTTGCTTCCAAAATTCGATTCGACCAAAGCAATTCTCTTCAGAAATCCATAATCGTTCGAAAAGAGCGAGATCGCGCTTAATTTCTGAATACAAGCATCGACCACGTCCTCACCACTAGAGCCTGGAACCAAGGTAAGATCTGTTTGAGCCCTGAAATCatatttaatataaatttaGATCAAAGTTTTTCGTTTCTGGgtggaaaataaaataagatttttttaaatgtgaagGTACTAGTGCAACTAAATTCGATcaaagcagtggttcttaacctaTGGGTTATGAGTATGACCCACAAGGTGTGTCGTAGAAGCAATCTTATTGGGTCACCGTACAACAATATAGCCATGTTACTTATGGATTTACTGAAACTGTGGTCGTTAAGGTTGATTGGATCGAATTGGCATGGCAAAGAAAATTGCGTaaccttaaaattttttcGTCACATCATGCAAGGAAGTTATGGTGAGTGTGCAGCATTCATATGCGCATGAAGCACACAGCATGCTTGCATGTAATTGATAACATCTATATGCGTTTAGTTATTGTTGAGTAAACAGTTAACGTTAGTTAAAAGCCCGTAGCTCGAAATAGGGCACTATTTGTGGCAAGGTCTATCCAAatctttgacttttttttataTCGAACCACCACTATAAGGAATTAGCATTCTTACCACAACACTGTTTGTAATTACAGTAATACAAACAGTTCGGGACCTGCTTTGTTCTCGTCGCGGTTCTTTTACCACTTAAAATCGGTATAAATTTAGAACAGCATGGGTACTGGCATTGACATTTGTATTCACGGTAAGGTTACAGTTGTTAAAAAGCTAAGAACCCTTGCTTTAAAGCTTTACATACCAAATGGCGGATTGGAAAAAGGGTAATGGGCAACCAGCTAATATATTCGCTtgaca
Proteins encoded in this window:
- the LOC143446483 gene encoding collagen alpha-1(XII) chain-like, which codes for MKMSHFFVGTILASIFICCRAQTDLTLVPGSSGEDVVDACIQKLSAISLFSNDYGFLKRIALVESNFGSNSTIINANPTGGIWQITTTISQAISNNTILQAILKQTEIVLGSDIIDFVDGDFRIPLKSAFAARLYIEYVQLTEFAQSIDLPGTVVEQASWWSQYYTSNGQSNYFETTVTNYENSNRCTVSKMDLYFLLDGSGSIGSSNFQQSLDFVNQLASEFNISSEQVRTGLTIYSSSNYPISQFDQHQSNSAFSDAVTNTNYPRGGTNTGDGIEFVRTTMFNTSTGMRPLADGAPRILLVLTDGKSGDNVTEPSATIKADGVTVFGVGVGSGFVENEIREIASDPDSDYAFGLSQFDQLVTILKDRVSVQACRIPALIPDDTEVPISIDSSNAHYSEVQMPTNGSIELSYTVTTVATAIAYVSSSTTNPSSAVFDFFFVLQFGVTVVTINSGETATSAVELVSNTYASSSASTSSRKKRAADNIVKSYPVYVAVKAAAGDQSLEATVKATGSNTRSKGGTASGIHKFSWVTALILALLAWILSVDI